GCCGGTTTGAGGAAGTGCATATTCAGCGGGCGTATGATCCGGAGTGGATGGCGGAAGAGCTGCGGAGAGCCGGCTTCAGCCAGGTGCGGATGTATGCCGATTTTAAATGGATTTCTGCCGGAAATGATGCGCAGCGGCTGTTCTATGTGGCTGTGAAGTGAACGTTCCGGACAATTTCACAGTAGTTATCAATAGCGGTTCTTTTCCCGTTCGGGAGAGGAGCCGCTTTTTGTCGTTGGTTAAGGAATCGGCCTCACCGTCCTGGAAGGAGCAATCGGAGTCTGCCGAGGATATAGCGAATCTCAAAAATCAAACCTTCGCGCATTTGAAACACTCCTTCTCGTTGGGTTTGGCAGACGAAGTTAGTGTGCGCTCGCAGCGGCAAAACTATGCGAATATATGAAAACCCGCGAAGCTAGGCTTGGTTTGGCTAAGAGAATTTTATCTCAAATAAAATATAAAAGATTTTACTATAAATAAATTTTAATATCATGTCGAAGATATAATTAACATACCTTGAGGAGCAGCGTTATGAGTATATTAATTGTCGATGATTCCAATTTTAATCTCCTTTATATCAGGAATGTGTTAGTTGGAGCAGGCTACAACAATATTCAGACTGTAAGCTCTGCTCATGAAGCTTTTAAGATACTTGGAATTGCAGATGGAAACGTCCCTCGCCGGCCGGCGCCTGTGGCCCTCATACTGCTGGATATTGAGATGCCCGAAATGGATGGGATTGCGGCATGCAAAATCATTAAAGAACATCCTATTTACTCGGATTTACCCGTTATTTTTTTGACAGGCAAGCGCGGTCACTTAAAGGAAGCCTTCAATGCTGGCGGGACAGACTTTATTGAAAGAGGTCGACCCGAGTACGAGCTTCTGGCAAGGGTGAAATCCGCCCTTCATTTAAAAAGGGAAACCGACATTCGTAAGAATAGAGAGAACCGGCTGCGCAAGGAACTTCAATTGGCTAAGCATTTGCAAAAAAGCGTCCTGAGCTCTCCGATTGATGACCGGAATCTTCAGATTAACGCAAAATATATCCAGTCTGAAGAAGTATCGGGCGATATGTTCTTTTGGACGCGGATCGATGATCAGAAATATGGCGTGCTATTGATGGATGTGTCCGGTCACGGCCTATCCTCGGCGCTGATCAGCATGTCCGTACGCTCGCTGCTGGAAGAAGTTATTGTACGTCTGGTAGAACCGAGTTTGGTTTGCGAAGAATTGAACAAGCTGCTGCTCAATTTGTTCAAAAACAGCAAGCATACGGTATACTTCACCGCTATTTACCTATTAATCGATTACCACGCCAACCTCATTGAGTACTTTAATGCAGGTCATCCTCCGGGGGTGATATTCACGAACGAGGGAGAACCCTTTCATCTTGAGGTTACTACAATCCCGATTGGCATTAAAAAGGAAATAAACAGTGCAAAAAAGTCTTGGCTGATTCAAAAGCCGTCCAAGGTCCTGCTGTATACGGACGGATTGGTCGAAATCCCCGGCTCGTCCATCAAACAAGGAATTCTGCAGCTGGAGGAGCATGCAATGGCTGTACAAAATCTGCCGAATGCACGATTTTTGGATGAGATTGAGGGCTTTGTGACCCATAACAGGGATGATGTCTGCATCATTTCCGTTCATTTGAAATCAAGGGAACCATAACAGCTCATGTCATTGGCTTTGTACAATTAACTGAAAAAGGCAAACCCATTCGAAAGATGGGGACGCAAAGCCACGGGCCTAAAGTGAACAAGATGGCAGCCGGGTTCCCGAAAGGATAATTTACAAGATAAGACTATCCTTTTCGGATAGTCTTTTTTCTTTCGTTGGCACGGTTTGCGGGATAGCAGGCATGCGCAGAAAGGTGGGGGCAATATGGAGCGGAGTATCCTTTCAAAAGGAAGAACGGTCTCGGAAGCGGTCAAGCTTGCCTTGGATTTGCTCGGCGCTTCCAAAGAACAAGTGAATTTAGAAATTATCGAGCAAGGGTCCAAAGGATTGCTGGGAATCAAGTCCAAGCCTGCTGTCGTACGGGCCGTCCTTGCATCGCCATCGCCTCCCGCGAGAGAACCGGAAGATATCATTAACGGGCTGCTTCTAAGCATCGGGGTGGATGAGCAGCCAATCCGTCTTGGTCAGGCTTCACCTGTTCAGGATAAACCCGGCCCTGCTTCAAATATCGGAAAGGTCTGGGTGGAAGACGGACAGATCAAGGCGCTTGCGGCGCCTGATAATTATCCGCTGATCAGTCCCCTCAAGCACGTGAAAATAATGAAAAATGGAATTCCGGTTGAAAAAACCGTGCTTGTAACGGAACACGATCATATTACCGCCGAACTGATAGACGAGCTGATCGAACCCGTCTTCAAGATTACAGCAGATGATCCGTTTATGGAGGTGACCATTCAGGTCCAACCCGGCTACCGGTTGCTTCGGAGCTTGCGGGATTCCGAGCCCAGCAGCCATGCTATTCTGGAGTTGGAAGAATTAGCAATCCCCCATCCCATTGAGACTGGCGAGGTGCTGAAGCTGTTGAGGGAGATGGGAGTAGTTCAAGGAATTAATCATGAAAAAATAATGGATGCATGCAATACGTCAATTCCCGGCTCATACCTCATTGCGGAAGGGCAGTGGCCCATAGAAGGAAAAGATGGAAGCTTTGAAATGACGTTTGATACCAGCGCCAGATTCGTTAAGCCGAAGCGGCGGAAGGATGGGACTGTCGACTACCGGGAGATTAAAGAGTTTCCGACAGTTAACGAGGGGCAAGTGCTCGGTTATGTCATGCCGCCGGTTCCCGGTGTGCCGGGGATCAATGTCAAAGGTGAACCGGTACCGCCTTCTCCGATCCATGAAGTAATACCGGTTGAGGGTCGGGGTACCGTTTGGACCGACAATGGTTCGCAGGTGGTCGCCATAATGTCCGGCATGCCCCAGGTTCACCAGCAGGGCACCCGAATCCGCGTGTCGATCCTCCCTTTATTGATGCATGCGGGGGATGTGAACATGGAGACCGGAAATATTCATTTCCAGGGAAATGTCGAAATTACCGGTTCGGTTCAGGACAATATGAAGGTCGAAACCAGCGGCAGTGTTGTTGTCCATGGCAACGTGAATATGGCGAATATTAACGCATCGCAATCGCTTATTGTGCATGCGAACCTGATTTCCGGCAAGATCACGATTGGAAAGGGAAACCTGCTGAACGCGGAAATGGAGCCGCTGCTGAAGGAGATTGCTGATAAAATCGGTTTTTTGAAGGTTGCTGTCGATCAAATCAGCCATGCGGCTGCATTTAAAATGACGGATTTCAAGACTTCCGGCTTCCGTCATTTATTGAATGTTCTGTTAAAGGGAAAGTTCAAAGTGCTGAATAACGTGCTGGTCCAATTAGCTGAGAAGATTGACTCGAACAAGGCGCATCTGGAGGAGGACTGGATCAATTATTCCCAAGAGCTCAAGAGCGGTTTTTTGAATCCATTAAGCAGCCAATTCCGGGGACTTGAGGATCTGGAGCGATTTAGGCAAAAAACGGAGTACCTGCATTCCGTCGTGGAAGCTCCTTCGGAGAACAATGTATTTGCCAAATTCAATTACTCCCACAGCAGCCACATCTACTGCGGCGGAGATCTCAGCGTAAGTAAAGGCTGTTATAACAGTATGGTTTATTGCCAGGGCTTTATGGAGATTTTCGGGTTTCTCAGGGGTGGCGTTTACTTTGCCAACAAAGGATTGATCGTTAACGAAGCCGGAACACCGGGAAGCATCGGAACCAAGCTTCACGTCCCTGAAGGCTCGTCCATCAAAATCCGCAAAGCCTTCGAAGGAACCGTAGTCCAAATCGGCAAGAGGTCTATTCAACTCACCGAAGAAAGCGAGCATCTCCATGCAAGACTTGATCATGATGGGAATTTGATTCTGAAATAGGGGTGATTACATGTTCTCATATCAAATGATAACGGACAAAGAAAAAGCTCTCGTAATATGTAAGGGAGATATCGACATTGATGCGAGTGAAATTATTGAGGAGGATATTCAGCCGGCCGTATCGGGACATGAATCGGTGATCTTCGATTTTGAGAAAATCTACTTTGTGGATTCGTCCGGCATCGGACTGATGATCAAGCTTGTAAACGATCTGCAAAAGGAAGGGCGGAAAGTTCGGATCGAACGGATCAGACCGGAAGTAATGGAGGTATTCGAACTCCTTCAAATGGACGAAATCCTGGGTAAGGAAACTTTTGAGTAAACGAGGTTGAAGCTGCATCCCGGTTTTTCGGGAAATTAATATAAAGGTATATTTTCAATGGATATGCCAAACGGCTTAGTGGGAGGGGTTACGGCATGAAAAAACGTGTTCTTCGCATCATGTACGGTGCGGCTGTCATTGCGGCATTGGCTTTGGCGGCTGTCTTTTAAATATTACGGCTCTGTCTTTTAATGGGGGAAAGATGCCCGTATCGTCAACGGCTCTGCGGCTGGCGGGACTGGATCATCTGGGTGATTACAGCTTGTCTTCCCGTCACCGGAGTATGGATGAAAGCCATTTGCAATGGATTGGAGACTGGATACCGTTTATTACACCAGTGGGCACGAATTATGTGCTGAGTCCGGGGGATGTGATCGTAGGCATCGGTCTGATCGCATTGTTGATTGGTATTTCTAAATGGAGAGAACACCTAAAATGAGAGAGAAAAACGGATTTACACTGCTGCTCTATACCGCAGGCCTGCTGGGCTTCATCTATATCATTCTGAATACGGACCATATTCATATAGCTGATTCCATTCCTGTTGTTCTGCTCATCATCTTAATGGATTTATTTCCGGTCAAGATGCTGAGCGGGGATGACTTCAGCGGGGGGATTATAGGCTTCATGATCCTGCTGCTCGGATTCGGAGTGGAAACAGCGTTAATGGGGATTTATTTAAGCACTGCAATTTACTTCTTGAAGTCCTCGCGGTGGAAGGCGAGCAATATTCCATTTTTCCGTTTTATTTCTACCGTAGGCATGTACGCGTTGTGCATGACGATTACATATATTTCAATCCGTTATCTTGGAAATGCTTCAGTGTATATTAAATCCGCTTTGGGAGCCTTGATTTTTGAAACTTTGAATATCCTGTTAATTGCCGGCATTTACAAGACGGTGTCGGGTACGAACTTTCTGGAGAATGTGCATTTTAAGATAAAAGAAACGGTAACTCCCGTATTGCTCTGTACGGTTATCGTTCCGTACTTTTTGATCCATATCTCTGAGAACCAGATTGTTTACGAGACGGTCTATACGTCATTTTTCCTCATTTTCATTATTCTTTTCTCCCGCGGCTTTCTGCGGGAAGCCAAGCTGAGGAAGAGTTCGTCGGAGGAGTTTATCCGTCTTTGTGAGTTCAGGCAATCCAGGCCTTCGCATGGGCACGGTTCAAGGCTGGGGATCATTGCGGAGTATGTACTCAGCAAAAAAGGCTATACCGGGAGAAATAAAAGCGAACTGCTGATGTCGGCGATTCTTCATGATATCGGTAAAGTTCTTGTCTCTTCCCATGTATTGAACAAGCGAGGTGCGCTGTCTTTATCCGAGGAGAAGGAATACCAGTCCCATAGCGAAAAAGGCGCCGAAATCATTCTCAATATTACCGGAAACAAAGAGGTCGCGGACTGGATCAGGTATCATCATGAACGCTATGACGGCAAGGGCTATCCAAGCGGCTTGAAGGGCGGCGAAATCCCCCTCGGCTCAAGAATAATCGCGCTGTGCAATGAGCTTGATCATTTAATGCTGCAATACACGAATGATGAACATGTGTTTCAGAAAGTTCGGGAATTATCCGGAAAGGCGCTTGATCCGATACTGGTCAACGTTCTTGACGCAGCCGCGATCAGAAGCATCCGCAGTCAGTTCGTTTATCATGAAGTACATGAGGAATCCGGGAATGAAGCGGAGTACAGCGGCAGCGCCGGGGAAGCGTTTATCGGGAACACGAATTTGTTCAAGTATTTTGCCGAGGAACAACGGCTCAGCGGCGCGCCGACAATGGATTTGGCCCATCAAATTGCACACCTTGCAGAGCATTCGCTTCAAACCGGCCATACCTTTCATGAAGTCCTTCAAGAGAACGGCAAAACATACGAGACTCATTTCTATCCCGAGCAGAGCCAGGTTTCAATCGTGATGACCGATATTACGGCTGCCATACGGTACCGGGATATGCTACATGAGAATATGATGCGGTCGTATAAAGACGTCATCGAAACCCTCTCGAATAACAAAGTGAATATTTGCTTAACCAAAGAGGAAGTCAACGACCAATTGGGGACCTTTATTGCTTCTATGGATGTGAACAATAAAGCGGATGTGGGATTAAGCCGCTCCTTTGTTGCCGGTTACTATACGGACCAGCAGGATGCCAAAAGATTAATGCATATTAAGCTGGCGGTTTCCGAGGGAGTTACCAATCTCATCAAGCATGCCGTCGGCGGGGAAATATCTTTGTACGATAAGCAGGGGACTTTACAAATTTTCATTACGGACCGGGGATCGGGGATTCCTTTGCACGAGCTGCCGAAAACGGTGCTAATACCGGGCTACAGCAGCAAGCGTTCACTTGGCAAAGGCTTTGCGCTTATCCATGCTTCCACAGATCATATATCCCTTCATACGAACGGCAAGGGCACCTCACTGCTGCTTGAATTCAACCGGATTTTCAGCGGAAGCGGAGCTGCAGCAAGCGGGCAGGATAACCAGTTAACCATATCTTCCCCCAACCAGGCGGCATTCAACTTATAATGTAGGCCTTTCCCCGAATCGGCATCCGAGCCCAATCCAGCCGCTTCCTCCCAAAACCAACGCTCCTAGACGGACGAATATCCCGTTTTCAGGAGCGTTGCCCCTATAAAAAGAGTTCGAAGTTGACGTTATTCCGTTGCAGCTTCGCTAGTACCGCGTTTAATCTCTTTGACCTCGTGGACATCGTACAGCACGCGGGCGAGAAGATCCTGACTGTAATTGCCAAAATGCTTGCCGTATATTGTCAGCCCGCGCTTATTGGCCGGCTTGTCGGTAACGGCGATGCGGAAGGTCAGCTCGCTTTTGTAATCGAGCTTGATGTCGTCCAGAGTGACATCCGAAATGCGGCAGCCGTCGATAAAGCTTCCTTCATTGTTGATGCGGATCAGCTTCAGCATCCCGTATTGATTCAAATGAGGAGGCCACCAATCGGGGTTGAATGTGCCCCGCATATCGCCGAAATCGCCCGGACTGGTCCAGAAGCCGAGTTCGACGCCGTTGAGGTAAAAATAAATGTCCGAAGGATAATTATCGGAATAGCCGGGGGCTTCCGATCCAAGCTCGAGCGAGAATTGAATCTCGCGGAAGCTCTGGTTGGCTTTCAAATAGTTCGGAATCCGGTATTCCAGAAAGCCATCGGCTATCCAGACGATCTCCGAATGAATCCGCTGCGGATCGGCGAAATAACGGGGCTCGTCAAAATCTCCGATAATACTGTCTTTGGTCGCCAGACCGCAGGTTGGAACGGCCGCATAGTTGCTATAGTGCCCCACCTGAATCTCCACCTCATACAGATTGTCGACATCCTTGCTACGGAGATCGACCATCAGCCGGTCCTTGTTCAAATAACAAACCTTTTGGATGCCATGCTTGCCGACCGAGGTATTGATTTCAATTAAACCGCTTTCTTCCAGCTTTTTAATGTGCATGGTGATTGCGCCGTTGCTCAGATTCAGCCGTTTGGCGATTTCATTTAGGTTCAGTTCCTGATTGGAGGCAAGCATCCCTATAATTTGGATTCGTATTTCGGAGCTCAGCGCTTTGAAGATATCAATGCCGCTCATTAAATCTTTAATGTAGATCATATTAGCTACCTTCTTCCAGTGGCTTTGTACCAATTTTAAATAATTATAAACTAATTTGAGATTGAAGGAAATATTATATTCATATTGAATTAAAGCAAAATTTGCAATAACCTAAAAAAAATATTGAATTTGGACCTATCCCGCCGTTTTTTTATTTACTTTTAGGTAAATATAAAACGTTTTATATTTATTTGTTTACACTCAATCTTATATGTGTTATTTTATAACTGTAAGCGAATACATTCAAATGTTTTTTAACCAATTCATAATAATACAAAATGGAAGGTGATCATTTTGTCGTCGGACGTACCAAAAGCTGCGCTAATCGTGGATAAGTCATTTGTCATTGCCGAGGTCGACAAGCGTATTTACGGATCGTTTATAGAGCATTTAGGCCGTGCGGTGTATGGCGGGATTTACGAGCCGGGTCATGCCTCTGCGGATGAACGTGGCTTTAGAAATGACGTTAAGTCTCTGGTTGAAGTACTTGATGTGCCGATAATCCGTTATCCGGGCGGAAATTTCGTATCCGGTTACAATTGGGAGGATGGCGTAGGACCTGTCGAACAGCGGCCGAAACGTCTGGAGCTGGCCTGGAGAACGATTGAGCTTAACGAGGTCGGTACAAATGAATTCATGGACTGGGCGAGGGAAGTAGGCTCGGAAGTCATGATGGCTGTCAATCTCGGGACGCGCGGAGTCGATGCTGCGCGCAATCTGCTGGAATACTGCAATCACCCTGGGGGAACATACTGGAGCGATCTCCGCCGCAAGCACGGTTACGAGAAGCCACATAAAATCAAGACCTGGTGTCTCGGCAACGAGATGGACGGTCCTTGGCAAATTGGGCAAAAGACGGCGGCCGAATACGGCAGATTGGCCTACGAGACGGCAAAAGCGATGCGGCTGGTCGATCCGGACATCGAATTGGTCTCCTGCGGAAGCTCAAGCTCGGCGATGCAGACCTTCCCGGAATGGGAAGCGGTTTCGCTGGAACATACGTACGATGTCGCCGATTATGTATCGCTGCACCAATACTACGGCAACCGGGACAATGACTCGGCGAATTTCCTCGCCCGCACGATGGATCTGGAACATTTTATCCATACCGTAACTTCGACCTGTGATTACATAAAAGCCAAGAAGCGGAGCAAGAAGACCATGTACCTCAGTGTGGACGAATGGAACGTCTGGTACCATTCCAATGATTCGGACGCCAAGCTTGAGCCTTGGACAATCGGACCGCCGCAGCTTGAGGACATTTACAACTTCGAGGATGCCCTGCTTGTCGGCGGAATGCTGATCACCTTCCTGAAGCACGCGGATCGGGTGAAAATGGCTTGTCTTGCCCAGCTTGTCAACGTTATCGCCCCGATTATGACCGAAAAAGGCGGCGTTTCTTGGAAACAGACGATTTTCTATCCGTATCTGCACGCTTCCAAGTACGGCCGCGGCGTATCGCTCCAGCCGATTGTGAAATCGCCGAAATACGACGCGCAGGATTATACCGATGTTCCTTATCTGGACAGTGCCATTGTATATAACGAGGAAGCCGAAGAATTGACGATATTCGCGATCAACCGGCATTTGGAAGACGAGCTTGATTTAACCTGCGATATCCGGGGATTTGAGGGCTACTCCCTTACAGAGCATATCGTGCTTCATCACGATGATTTGAAAGCGGTTAACAGTGCGGCTGGCGAGCGGGTCTTACCCAGAAGAGCCAAAGGAACGGAGTACCGGGACGGGTTCGTGACAACGCGGCTGCAAAAGGCATCTTGGAATGTTATCCGGCTTCGGAAGTCGTAAAACGGCAGCTTTGATCGGTAGTCAGAACTGTATAACGGAGCGGAATCCGATACGTTGCGGTTCTTTCTATAAATGCATTAATCGATATTCCTTGGGAGGGGTTAAAGTGTCAAAGAAAAAGGGTTGGGTTACACTGGTTTCTCTTATGCTGCTGCTATCCACAATTCTTACGGCATGCGGCGGCAATTCCGCCGACTCGGGAAGCTCCGGAAATACCGGCTCTGCGGATTCCGCGTCATCGACGGATTCCGGGGGCAGCAAAGAAAAGATTGAGATTTCCATATCCACCTGGGGTGCTTCCGATGAAGTAGCCGTATTCAAAGAAGTGTTGAAAGGCTTTGAGGCTGCTAATCCTAATGTCAAGGTAAAGCTGCTCCATATCCCCAATGATTACTCCACCAAGATGAATACGATGATTTCCGGCGGCACGGCACCCGATGTCCTGTTCGTATCCGACGGCGATTTTCCCCGCTGGGTCAAGCAGGGGGCATTTCTTAACATTAATGACAGAGTTACGGGCAGTGAAAAAATCAAATTGGATGATATGTGGGAAACTGGGCTGAACCGCTATAAATTCGATGGAACCAAAACCGGTTCGGGAGACTTCTACGCTCTCCCCAAAGACGTCGGTCCGACCGTTATGTTCTATAACAAAGATCTTTTCGATAAATACGGCGTTCCGTACCCCAGCGCAGACAAGCCGATGAACTGGAATGAATCGCTTGCGCTGTGGCAGAAGCTGACCATCGATACTAATAATGACGGCAAGACGGATATTTACGGTTCCGGCCCGATTTGGTGGGAAGGCTACGTCTGGTCCAACGGAGGCAAAATTCTGAGCGACGACCGCAAGGAATTTGTACTGAACCAGCCGGAAGGCGCCGAAGCTTTGCAGTTTATTTACGATCTGACGAATAAATACAAAGTCGTACCTGATGCCCGTGTGCTGCAATCGATGAACGACGGCCAAATGTTCGAAGCCGGCAAGCTTGCGACCATTACGGCTGGACGCTGGATGGTTCCGACCTACCGCAAGCTCAAATTCAATTGGGACGTAGCTCCGATTCCGGCCAGCAAGGAGCAATATCAATGGAATACCGGCTGGTCGGGCTCGGTCGGATTCGGCATCAACGCCAAGACGAAGCATCCGGACGAAGCGTTTAAACTGATTGAGTGGTTCTCCGGCATCGACGGACAAACCAAAATGACGGAGCTCGGCTTTCAAATTCCAAACTTCAAATCGATGTCCAACACCGACGTATTCCTGCAAAAGGGACAGAAACCGGAACATGCCGAAGTGTTTATCAATGCGGCTAAGGGTGAAGGTCCCGGAATTTGGACCTATCTCCCGAACGGCAAATGGAGCGACACGATGAATCAAGCACTCGGAACGTTCTGGAAAGGAAAAGAGACCGCACAGGAATTTCTTGATAAATTGAAACCTCAGGTCGATGCCGCCTTGAAACAGGGGAACCCGGAGCTGTTCAAGTAATCAAGTCATCGGAGTATTGCGGCTGATCCAGGAAAAGTGAATACTACAGAACCGCACTGCGCGATACCCATGCAGTGCGGATTCTCGGAGGGATCTCGAAATGAGCAACTTTACATCCACTAACCCGGCAAAAGCGATACAGCTTCGGCCGGCCAAAAATAAATTCAAAAAACAAATGCTATGGGGATATCTCTTTATCGCCCCGCCCTTTATCGGTTTAGCCATTTTTTTACTATATCCGCTGCTTTCTTCGTTCTATATAAGCTTCACCAGCTATAATTTCAGCAGCTCGCCGGAGTTTATCGGACTGGATAATTACAAGCGGATGCTTTTTAACGACGAACTGGTTTGGAAAACGCTGGGGAATACATTCTATGCGGCGCTGGGCGTTCCAATCGGCATGGCGGTTTCCCTGCTTATCGCTATTTTGCTGAATCAAAAAATTAAAGGCAGAAACTTTTTCCGCCTGATGTTCTTTCTTCCCACCATTTGTTCCGTCGTTGCCATCACCTTGATGTGGCAGTGGATTTTCAACTCCGATTACGGCCTTCTGAACTATTTCCTGAGCCTGTTTCATATTCAGGGCCCCGCCTGGCTGACGGATGAACACTGGTCCATGCCCGCAATGATCATTCAAGGGGTATGGGGCGGTCTCGGCGTTAACATCATTCT
This region of Paenibacillus sp. URB8-2 genomic DNA includes:
- a CDS encoding ABC transporter substrate-binding protein, whose amino-acid sequence is MSKKKGWVTLVSLMLLLSTILTACGGNSADSGSSGNTGSADSASSTDSGGSKEKIEISISTWGASDEVAVFKEVLKGFEAANPNVKVKLLHIPNDYSTKMNTMISGGTAPDVLFVSDGDFPRWVKQGAFLNINDRVTGSEKIKLDDMWETGLNRYKFDGTKTGSGDFYALPKDVGPTVMFYNKDLFDKYGVPYPSADKPMNWNESLALWQKLTIDTNNDGKTDIYGSGPIWWEGYVWSNGGKILSDDRKEFVLNQPEGAEALQFIYDLTNKYKVVPDARVLQSMNDGQMFEAGKLATITAGRWMVPTYRKLKFNWDVAPIPASKEQYQWNTGWSGSVGFGINAKTKHPDEAFKLIEWFSGIDGQTKMTELGFQIPNFKSMSNTDVFLQKGQKPEHAEVFINAAKGEGPGIWTYLPNGKWSDTMNQALGTFWKGKETAQEFLDKLKPQVDAALKQGNPELFK
- a CDS encoding ArsR/SmtB family transcription factor, whose translation is MIYIKDLMSGIDIFKALSSEIRIQIIGMLASNQELNLNEIAKRLNLSNGAITMHIKKLEESGLIEINTSVGKHGIQKVCYLNKDRLMVDLRSKDVDNLYEVEIQVGHYSNYAAVPTCGLATKDSIIGDFDEPRYFADPQRIHSEIVWIADGFLEYRIPNYLKANQSFREIQFSLELGSEAPGYSDNYPSDIYFYLNGVELGFWTSPGDFGDMRGTFNPDWWPPHLNQYGMLKLIRINNEGSFIDGCRISDVTLDDIKLDYKSELTFRIAVTDKPANKRGLTIYGKHFGNYSQDLLARVLYDVHEVKEIKRGTSEAATE
- a CDS encoding fused response regulator/phosphatase, translated to MSILIVDDSNFNLLYIRNVLVGAGYNNIQTVSSAHEAFKILGIADGNVPRRPAPVALILLDIEMPEMDGIAACKIIKEHPIYSDLPVIFLTGKRGHLKEAFNAGGTDFIERGRPEYELLARVKSALHLKRETDIRKNRENRLRKELQLAKHLQKSVLSSPIDDRNLQINAKYIQSEEVSGDMFFWTRIDDQKYGVLLMDVSGHGLSSALISMSVRSLLEEVIVRLVEPSLVCEELNKLLLNLFKNSKHTVYFTAIYLLIDYHANLIEYFNAGHPPGVIFTNEGEPFHLEVTTIPIGIKKEINSAKKSWLIQKPSKVLLYTDGLVEIPGSSIKQGILQLEEHAMAVQNLPNARFLDEIEGFVTHNRDDVCIISVHLKSREP
- a CDS encoding DUF5317 family protein, whose translation is MGFGGCLLNITALSFNGGKMPVSSTALRLAGLDHLGDYSLSSRHRSMDESHLQWIGDWIPFITPVGTNYVLSPGDVIVGIGLIALLIGISKWREHLK
- a CDS encoding FapA family protein, translating into MERSILSKGRTVSEAVKLALDLLGASKEQVNLEIIEQGSKGLLGIKSKPAVVRAVLASPSPPAREPEDIINGLLLSIGVDEQPIRLGQASPVQDKPGPASNIGKVWVEDGQIKALAAPDNYPLISPLKHVKIMKNGIPVEKTVLVTEHDHITAELIDELIEPVFKITADDPFMEVTIQVQPGYRLLRSLRDSEPSSHAILELEELAIPHPIETGEVLKLLREMGVVQGINHEKIMDACNTSIPGSYLIAEGQWPIEGKDGSFEMTFDTSARFVKPKRRKDGTVDYREIKEFPTVNEGQVLGYVMPPVPGVPGINVKGEPVPPSPIHEVIPVEGRGTVWTDNGSQVVAIMSGMPQVHQQGTRIRVSILPLLMHAGDVNMETGNIHFQGNVEITGSVQDNMKVETSGSVVVHGNVNMANINASQSLIVHANLISGKITIGKGNLLNAEMEPLLKEIADKIGFLKVAVDQISHAAAFKMTDFKTSGFRHLLNVLLKGKFKVLNNVLVQLAEKIDSNKAHLEEDWINYSQELKSGFLNPLSSQFRGLEDLERFRQKTEYLHSVVEAPSENNVFAKFNYSHSSHIYCGGDLSVSKGCYNSMVYCQGFMEIFGFLRGGVYFANKGLIVNEAGTPGSIGTKLHVPEGSSIKIRKAFEGTVVQIGKRSIQLTEESEHLHARLDHDGNLILK
- the arfA gene encoding arabinosylfuranosidase ArfA, translating into MSSDVPKAALIVDKSFVIAEVDKRIYGSFIEHLGRAVYGGIYEPGHASADERGFRNDVKSLVEVLDVPIIRYPGGNFVSGYNWEDGVGPVEQRPKRLELAWRTIELNEVGTNEFMDWAREVGSEVMMAVNLGTRGVDAARNLLEYCNHPGGTYWSDLRRKHGYEKPHKIKTWCLGNEMDGPWQIGQKTAAEYGRLAYETAKAMRLVDPDIELVSCGSSSSAMQTFPEWEAVSLEHTYDVADYVSLHQYYGNRDNDSANFLARTMDLEHFIHTVTSTCDYIKAKKRSKKTMYLSVDEWNVWYHSNDSDAKLEPWTIGPPQLEDIYNFEDALLVGGMLITFLKHADRVKMACLAQLVNVIAPIMTEKGGVSWKQTIFYPYLHASKYGRGVSLQPIVKSPKYDAQDYTDVPYLDSAIVYNEEAEELTIFAINRHLEDELDLTCDIRGFEGYSLTEHIVLHHDDLKAVNSAAGERVLPRRAKGTEYRDGFVTTRLQKASWNVIRLRKS
- a CDS encoding STAS domain-containing protein; amino-acid sequence: MFSYQMITDKEKALVICKGDIDIDASEIIEEDIQPAVSGHESVIFDFEKIYFVDSSGIGLMIKLVNDLQKEGRKVRIERIRPEVMEVFELLQMDEILGKETFE
- a CDS encoding HD domain-containing phosphohydrolase, whose amino-acid sequence is MREKNGFTLLLYTAGLLGFIYIILNTDHIHIADSIPVVLLIILMDLFPVKMLSGDDFSGGIIGFMILLLGFGVETALMGIYLSTAIYFLKSSRWKASNIPFFRFISTVGMYALCMTITYISIRYLGNASVYIKSALGALIFETLNILLIAGIYKTVSGTNFLENVHFKIKETVTPVLLCTVIVPYFLIHISENQIVYETVYTSFFLIFIILFSRGFLREAKLRKSSSEEFIRLCEFRQSRPSHGHGSRLGIIAEYVLSKKGYTGRNKSELLMSAILHDIGKVLVSSHVLNKRGALSLSEEKEYQSHSEKGAEIILNITGNKEVADWIRYHHERYDGKGYPSGLKGGEIPLGSRIIALCNELDHLMLQYTNDEHVFQKVRELSGKALDPILVNVLDAAAIRSIRSQFVYHEVHEESGNEAEYSGSAGEAFIGNTNLFKYFAEEQRLSGAPTMDLAHQIAHLAEHSLQTGHTFHEVLQENGKTYETHFYPEQSQVSIVMTDITAAIRYRDMLHENMMRSYKDVIETLSNNKVNICLTKEEVNDQLGTFIASMDVNNKADVGLSRSFVAGYYTDQQDAKRLMHIKLAVSEGVTNLIKHAVGGEISLYDKQGTLQIFITDRGSGIPLHELPKTVLIPGYSSKRSLGKGFALIHASTDHISLHTNGKGTSLLLEFNRIFSGSGAAASGQDNQLTISSPNQAAFNL
- a CDS encoding carbohydrate ABC transporter permease, which produces MSNFTSTNPAKAIQLRPAKNKFKKQMLWGYLFIAPPFIGLAIFLLYPLLSSFYISFTSYNFSSSPEFIGLDNYKRMLFNDELVWKTLGNTFYAALGVPIGMAVSLLIAILLNQKIKGRNFFRLMFFLPTICSVVAITLMWQWIFNSDYGLLNYFLSLFHIQGPAWLTDEHWSMPAMIIQGVWGGLGVNIILYLSALGNVPT